In the bacterium genome, TGGGTATCGGTAAATTGGCCGCTTCCGCCCTCGAAGGCAGTGCGCGTCAACCGGAATCCGCCGGTGATATCCGTACGACCATGATCATTGCAGCCGCCCTTATCGAAGGTGTGGCGCTTTTTGCAGAAGTTATCTGCATCCTGTTGGCATTGAAGTAATCGTATTGATTGTACGTTGGAATACGGCGGGAGTTAATCCCTCCCGCCGTTTGTTTAATGATGTTGTTGTAAACTGAGTTGTAACTGAAAAGGTTTTGTACGCTATGAAGACATTACTGCTTCTGCACATGATCTCCGGCGGCGGCGAACATAAAGGCGGATTGCTGGACATCGATCCGGGGTTGATCTTTTGGACCATAGTCACCTTCGTCATTTTGCTCGTGCTTTTACGTCTGACCGCATGGGGCCCGATCATCAAGATGCTCGAAGAACGCGAAGAAAAAATAAAAAATTCTCTCGAAGAAGCGGAAAAAGCCCGCCGTGAAGCGGCCGCTCTGACCGAAAAAAATCAGGAAATCATGGCGAAGGCCGAACGTGAGGCTCAGGAAGTCGCGCGCCGCGCCAAAGAAAATGCCGAAAAACTGAAAACCGAAATCATGGATCAGGCCAAAGCCGAAGCGGCCCGTTTGGTAGCGGAAGCCCGTACGCAGATCGAAAACGAAATGAATTCTGCGATCAGTGCGTTGCGCAAAGAAGTCGGTGACATGGCGGTCACGGCCGCCGGCAAAATCTTGGCGACCAACCTGGATGCCGATAAACATAAAAAACTGATCGATGATTTTATCAAAGACATGCCGGTGGGGCGTAATTAATTAACCGGTACAACGTTAAAGTATTAATACCAAAGTAATATGAAAAATTCCGCAACCGCACGACGCTACGCCAAAGCCCTGTTTGACATCTCGGTCGAGCAGAACGCGCTGGATGCCGTCTATGCCGATATGCAGAGCATCGCCACGATGATAGAACAGTCGCCGGAATTCCGTGCTTTTTTGCACAATCCGGTGATCCCCAATGCGCAGAAAAAAGACGCGATGAAAGCGCTGTTTGATAAAAAAATTCACACCGAAGTGTATCGCTTTATGCATTTGATCTGCGATCACGACCGTGAAAACATTTTAGGCGATATGATCGAAGCGTTTGAAACGCTGCGTAATGAAAAACTCGGTTTCATCCATGCGGAGGTTATCTCCGTCGTGGATATGACCCCCGATCAGGTCAAAGGCGTCACCGAAAAAATCAAGGCCCTGACCGGCAAAACGCCGCAACTGGTTTTCAAAAAAGATGCGTCATTGATCGGCGGATTTATGGTTCGCATCGGAGATACGATGATTGACGGTACGGTCAAGCATCAGCTGGAACGCCTCAAATCGGCGTTTACGGCCGTGTATCACCATTGATGATGTAAAACATTCGAACGAATAGAGACAAATAAATATAATATAACACAAGGAACCTAAATCATGGCAGTTTCTGTAAGACCAGATGAAGTATCCGGCATTCTCAAGAAGCAACTTGCTTCTTTTGAACGCGAGATGGATACCTATGAGACGGGTACCGTGCTGCAAGTCGGTGACGGTATTGCCCGTATTTACGGGTTGACCAAGGCCATGGCGAGCGAGCTGGTGGAATTTCCCAACGGCGTCGTCGGCATGCTTCTCAATCTCGAAGAGGATAATGTGGGTGCCGTACTTTTCGGCGACTCCTCCGGCATCAAAGAAGGCGATACCGTCAAGCGTACGGGCCGTCTTGCCGAAGTGGCCGTCGGACCGGAAATGCTCGGACGTGTCGTCAACGCGCTCGGCCAGGCTATCGACGGCAAGGGTGCGATCAATGCCAAACAAAAAACTCTGATCGAACGCAAAGCGCTCGGCGTTATCGAACGTCAATCCGTTAAAGAGCCGCTTGCTACCGGTATCAAAGCCATCGATGCGATGATCCCGATCGGTCGCGGTCAGCGCGAACTGATCATCGGCGATCGTCAGACGGGTAAAACCGCCGTTGCGATCGACACGATCATCAATCAAAAAGGCAAAGATGTATTTTGTATCTACGTCGGTATCGGCCAAAAAGAATCCACGATCGCCAAAGTGGTGAAGATTTTAGAAGATAACGGAGCGATGGCGTACACGACCGTAGTTTCGGCGGCCGCTTCAGAACCTGCACCGTTGCAGTTCCTTGCGCCTTATACCGGTTGCGCGATCGGCGAACACTACCGTGATAACGGTAAACACGCGCTGGTGATTTATGACGATCTTTCCAAACACGCCGTAGCGTATCGTCAGATGTCGCTGCTGCTCCGTCGTCCGCCGGGCCGCGAAGCGTATCCGGGCGACGTATTTTATCTGCACAGCCGCTTGCTTGAGCGCGCCGCGAAACTCAATCAGGATCTCGGCGGCGGTTCGCTGACGGCGCTCCCGATCATCGAAACGCAGGCGAGCGACGTGTCGGCATACATCCCGACCAACGTGATTTCGATCACCGACGGTCAGATATTCCTCGAATCGAATTTGTTTTATTCCGGCGTACGTCCTGCGATCAACGTCGGTATTTCCGTGTCCCGCGTAGGCGGTAGCGCGCAGATCAAAGCCATGAAACAAGTGGCCGGCCGTCTGCGTTTGGAATTGGCCCAGTATCGCGAACTTGAAGCGTTTGCTAAATTTGGTTCCGATCTTGACAAAGCGACACAGCAGCAGCTTCGCCGCGGTGCGCGTTTGGTGGAAATCCTCAAACAAGGTCAATATCAGCCGATGTCGTTTGATGCGCAAATCACCATCATCTATGCCGCGACCAACGGATTCCTTGATGATGTGCCGGTCGGTGATTGCCGTCGTTTTGAAAAAGAACTGACAGAGACGATGGAACTGCGTCACAAAGACGTTTTGTCGGCGATCATGGAAAAGAAAGAGCTGACGGACGACATCAAAAACAAACTGAATACGATCATCGGCGACTTCAAAGCCGCGTTCAAAGTTACAAAAGAAGACTAAACGGAAATCTTTATG is a window encoding:
- the atpE gene encoding ATP synthase F0 subunit C encodes the protein MGDLGFGFLAAGIGAGLATIGAGLGIGKLAASALEGSARQPESAGDIRTTMIIAAALIEGVALFAEVICILLALK
- the atpF gene encoding F0F1 ATP synthase subunit B produces the protein MKTLLLLHMISGGGEHKGGLLDIDPGLIFWTIVTFVILLVLLRLTAWGPIIKMLEEREEKIKNSLEEAEKARREAAALTEKNQEIMAKAEREAQEVARRAKENAEKLKTEIMDQAKAEAARLVAEARTQIENEMNSAISALRKEVGDMAVTAAGKILATNLDADKHKKLIDDFIKDMPVGRN
- the atpH gene encoding ATP synthase F1 subunit delta, with product MKNSATARRYAKALFDISVEQNALDAVYADMQSIATMIEQSPEFRAFLHNPVIPNAQKKDAMKALFDKKIHTEVYRFMHLICDHDRENILGDMIEAFETLRNEKLGFIHAEVISVVDMTPDQVKGVTEKIKALTGKTPQLVFKKDASLIGGFMVRIGDTMIDGTVKHQLERLKSAFTAVYHH
- a CDS encoding F0F1 ATP synthase subunit alpha, coding for MAVSVRPDEVSGILKKQLASFEREMDTYETGTVLQVGDGIARIYGLTKAMASELVEFPNGVVGMLLNLEEDNVGAVLFGDSSGIKEGDTVKRTGRLAEVAVGPEMLGRVVNALGQAIDGKGAINAKQKTLIERKALGVIERQSVKEPLATGIKAIDAMIPIGRGQRELIIGDRQTGKTAVAIDTIINQKGKDVFCIYVGIGQKESTIAKVVKILEDNGAMAYTTVVSAAASEPAPLQFLAPYTGCAIGEHYRDNGKHALVIYDDLSKHAVAYRQMSLLLRRPPGREAYPGDVFYLHSRLLERAAKLNQDLGGGSLTALPIIETQASDVSAYIPTNVISITDGQIFLESNLFYSGVRPAINVGISVSRVGGSAQIKAMKQVAGRLRLELAQYRELEAFAKFGSDLDKATQQQLRRGARLVEILKQGQYQPMSFDAQITIIYAATNGFLDDVPVGDCRRFEKELTETMELRHKDVLSAIMEKKELTDDIKNKLNTIIGDFKAAFKVTKED